Proteins encoded by one window of Elaeis guineensis isolate ETL-2024a chromosome 12, EG11, whole genome shotgun sequence:
- the LOC105054654 gene encoding uncharacterized protein, whose amino-acid sequence MWQEIIILPNPKYQLYFTTRKFSSISRTRDLKIHRLRHKIANESDNDLLPRPFCPSSSGRNLRYPRSRSTAVNRKQEIPACPVTAPSSPVLSSAPMGSVSLKIGDGTARFRRATLCSSALHLLMLASVVSTNLFALYVFTYSPSPSAGGGGGGGGHNGLSVISQHVSLILREIEASERRLHQIERELAGYDTLNPAKPGLPSELKLFLARHPLPLGRDSRSGITAMVSSVSHSCARPAATALLSEFMNYHPAAPCPTADPLLPSKLISKACEPLPRRRCLSRPPVGAPRLPLPRSLWNPNAKNPGAGLNGIDKQMWIKPRGKNDFLIDDVLALGGGGIRIGFDINGGAGNFAARMAERNVTVVTSTLELGSKPMNEFVAARGLFPLLMSPAQRFPFYDSVFDLVHTMNALDEAGAPALGPSSRLEAVEFLMFDIDRILRAGGLFWLDNYLCVDDERKRTVTRLIERFGYKKLKWVVGEKADAAGIGKTQVYLSAVLQKPARG is encoded by the coding sequence ATGTGGCAAGAAATAATTATACTACCAAACCCTAAATACCAGTTATACTTTACTACTAGGAAGTTCTCAAGCATTAGTAGAACACGAGATTTAAAGATACATCGATTAAGACATAAGATAGCCAACGAATCCGACAACGATCTCCTCCCTCGCCCCTTCTGCCCTTCCAGCTCCGGACGCAATTTGCGCTATCCCCGATCCCGGTCGACAGCGGTCAACAGAAAACAGGAGATCCCGGCGTGTCCCGTCACCGCCCCGAGTTCGCCCGTCCTCTCCTCCGCCCCAATGGGCTCCGTCTCCCTCAAGATCGGTGACGGCACCGCCCGGTTCCGCCGCGCCACGCTCTGCTCTTCGGCCCTTCACCTCCTCATGCTCGCCTCCGTCGTCTCCACCAACCTCTTCGCCTTATACGTCTTCACCTACTCCCCCTCCCCTTccgccggcggcggcggcggcggtggcggccACAATGGTCTCTCCGTCATCTCCCAGCACGTCTCCCTCATCCTCCGCGAGATCGAGGCCTCCGAGCGCCGGCTCCACCAGATCGAGCGCGAGCTCGCCGGGTACGACACCCTGAACCCTGCCAAGCCCGGCCTCCCGTCGGAGCTCAAGCTCTTCCTCGCCCGCCACCCCCTTCCTCTTGGCCGCGACTCCCGCTCCGGCATCACCGCCATGGTCTCCTCCGTCTCCCACTCCTGCGCCCGTCCTGCCGCCACCGCCCTCCTGTCCGAGTTCATGAACTACCACCCCGCCGCCCCTTGCCCCACCGCCGACCCACTCCTCCCCTCCAAGCTCATCTCCAAGGCCTGCGAGCCCCTCCCACGCCGCCGCTGCCTCTCCCGTCCCCCCGTCGGCGCCCCCCGCCTCCCCCTTCCCCGATCCCTCTGGAACCCCAACGCCAAGAACCCCGGCGCCGGCCTCAACGGTATCGACAAGCAGATGTGGATCAAGCCGAGAGGGAAAAATGACTTCTTGATCGACGACGTACTGGCTCTGGGTGGCGGCGGCATCCGCATTGGCTTCGACATCAATGGCGGCGCTGGAAACTTCGCCGCGAGGATGGCCGAGAGGAATGTTACTGTAGTGACGTCGACACTTGAGCTTGGCAGCAAGCCGATGAATGAATTTGTGGCCGCCAGGGGGCTGTTCCCGCTGCTCATGTCGCCGGCGCAGAGGTTTCCATTCTACGACTCGGTGTTCGATCTTGTGCACACCATGAATGCATTGGATGAGGCAGGTGCCCCAGCACTGGGGCCATCGAGCCGGCTGGAGGCAGTGGAGTTCTTGATGTTCGACATTGATAGAATCCTGAGGGCTGGAGGCTTGTTCTGGCTTGACAACTACCTATGTGTTGATGATGAGAGGAAGCGGACTGTGACGAGGCTTATCGAGAGGTTTGGATACAAGAAGCTTAAATGGGTGGTTGGGGAGAAGGCTGATGCTGCTGGCATAGGAAAGACTCAGGTGTACCTCTCGGCAGTGCTGCAGAAGCCGGCAAGAGGATGA